TATAAGTATGGTGTCCTGATTTTCCATAGCCTCCACTATTTCTTCCAATTTTTCATTCAAATCATCTACTGATATTTTCTGTTTCAATACATCTTTTGATACTGCCAATGCCTGCGTCAGCCAGTTAAACCCTTCAGCAATAGCTGTTACAAGATTGAATCCTTTTTGTTCATCCCCACTTTGAAAGTACTCCGCAGCTTTCGCTATCCCAGATTTTAAATTTACTATATAATCACTTGCCGTTTTCAACAGTTCCGTTTTTTCACTCATGTTTTTTATTCCTCCGGTAAATTTACTATATTATTTATCGTATAAAACAATTTATACTTTAAATATTTTTATCTATCCATCGTGATAACTGCATATATTCAGTTCCAATTATATCTGCACCATGGCTGCAGTTTATAAATTTCACCTGTGGATTATGCTCTATTTCCCTTTCAATGGAATATTTAAAATTGAGATATTCAGATCGGGTATTTAAAAATTCACCATTTACACCTTTAACCTTTTTATACAATTTTGACTCATCCTGAACTCGATCTTCAATTCCATATATTTCGCTATAAGAACTAGTATGAGTCCTGTTATTCAAAAAAGCCAAGTCCTGCCCAACAAGTATTATTTCAACAGCACCACCTTTTACTGCTATATCAATGGTTGGAAGTGCGACCGTTTTTGCAGTATTTATTATTATTTCATCTGTTTGATTTCCATCATTATAAAAAATATATTTAGGCCCCATGTATTTTGAAACAGCCCATCTTGAGGCCGTACTTAAAAAGCACAGTGGCACATTGAAGTCTTCACAGCCCTTCAATTGGTTATATACTATTTCCTGACAGTCAATTATACATATCATATCTGGTATTATTCCAGCATCTACAAGAGCTCTCAGGGCACTTCCTACACAAAATATTTTAACTTTTCCATTAATTTTTTTAAGCAAATCAATTTCACAATCAAGAGATGGCCCTGTTGAAACTACAACGGCATCATCCTTAAAAGTATACTTTTTAAAAAATTCTTCCATTGAAAATGCATTCTGCTTAATATTATGTGTATAATTTTCAGACATTATATCTTTATATTTCTCAATTCCCTGCCTTGCCATTATAAAATTTTAAAATATAAATTCAACTTTATCATATTTGTTCGGCAATACTTTTAAACTTGGATTGTATATCATAATATTATCTATATTCTCTATCCCAGACATATTTTTCAAGGCATCAATTCCTATATAAAATCTGACTCTTTTATCTTTCAATATACTTCTCAGCCTCCCTTTCAGGATAAAATCTGCTGTGAAGATATATGCTATCACCTTTAATACAGGTTTTCCATCCTTACTGTATTCCAATTGTATAGTCCTATCTTGCACAATATCACATCCTACTTCATAACTATCCTCAAATTAAATGCATTCTCCATATTCATTAACATAATTTTAAATTAATTTTTCACTTACCAGAAGCTCTCTTACCTCTTCCTTTGTTATAGGAACTGAATCATATGAATTATAGCTTCCTATCCCAGCCTTTTCCCCTGTACTGTAATATTTACTTAACTTATCTGCATAGGTATCTGATATAACAGCATACATACTTCC
This window of the Clostridium kluyveri DSM 555 genome carries:
- a CDS encoding motility associated factor glycosyltransferase family protein produces the protein MARQGIEKYKDIMSENYTHNIKQNAFSMEEFFKKYTFKDDAVVVSTGPSLDCEIDLLKKINGKVKIFCVGSALRALVDAGIIPDMICIIDCQEIVYNQLKGCEDFNVPLCFLSTASRWAVSKYMGPKYIFYNDGNQTDEIIINTAKTVALPTIDIAVKGGAVEIILVGQDLAFLNNRTHTSSYSEIYGIEDRVQDESKLYKKVKGVNGEFLNTRSEYLNFKYSIEREIEHNPQVKFINCSHGADIIGTEYMQLSRWIDKNI